A single Triticum dicoccoides isolate Atlit2015 ecotype Zavitan chromosome 2A, WEW_v2.0, whole genome shotgun sequence DNA region contains:
- the LOC119357368 gene encoding alpha-amylase/trypsin inhibitor-like produces the protein MWSHLTWVDNRVFYPSHKRPSCSPISILAAAAAATIACRPGVGIPPKPLPSCRAYVVQQTCKDTQQTTPGKVASKDPCCRELEAVSEECRCTAMEDFMQGMLRLEGVPEGCTRKDLWEFTMSLVKPERCNLKTITGGPYCGLPPSNDARLADGVLDV, from the exons ATGTGGTCACATCTCACATGGGTTGATAATCGTGTGTTCTACCCTTCACATAAGCGACCG TCCTGCTCTCCAATCTccatcctcgccgccgccgccgcagccaccaTCGCGTGCAGACCAGGGGTGGGCATCCCGCCCAAGCCACTCCCAAGCTGCCGCGCGTACGTGGTCCAGCAGACCTGCAAAGACACCCAGCAGACCACGCCGGGCAAAGTGGCCTCCAAGGATCCGTGCTGTCGGGAGCTGGAAGCCGTCTCGGAAGAATGCCGATGCACCGCGATGGAGGACTTCATGCAAGGGATGCTCCGCTTGGAGGGCGTTCCTGAGGGGTGCACTAGAAAGGACCTGTGGGAGTTCACCATGTCTCTCGTCAAGCCGGAGAGGTGCAACCTGAAGACCATCACTGGCGGCCCCTACTGCGGCCTCCCTCCTAGCAATGATGCCCGTCTCGCCGACGGTGTGCTAGATGTGTAG
- the LOC119352700 gene encoding fructokinase-like 2, chloroplastic codes for MGLLHRNVSSVSKKSSQDVEEGSSGEDSDAETPKTKKKPAKRGRKKATIDASEGETKEGQSDTEDASPEEPKKVKKRGRKKAATTASSPEEADKPKEPKKRGRRKVKMVEQLSDDEGEDQSKDLMPSNEIEVHSSANDLESKVEALLSQDIEEVDKLVPLVCCFGPAKYSFVPSGRPAKRLVDREIHSKMKDMFWSPDEFVRAPGGSSSNVALALAALGGRVVFMGKLGDDEYGQSMLYHLNVNGVQTRAVSLDPSAPTAMSLMKVTSRGSLNTSCVKPCAEDCFLQSDINPDVLKEAKMFYYNSSALLEPTTRTSLLKAIEVSKKFGGITFFDLNLPMPLWSSSKETKSLIKEAWEAADIIEVTKQELEFLCGIKPSANSDTKDEKSEFAHYSPEVVMKIWHDNLKVLFVTNGTSKIHYYTEKHNGSVRGTEDAPITPFTSEMSQSGDTIAAALMNMLSINPHLVTDKVYLHKTAKHAIKCGVIDQWLAARERGFLPRGIAEPSSEHDEARLITEREYRTIPDAMQPANPSDRELTHVE; via the exons ATGGGGTTGCTTCACCGCAATGTGAGTTCTGTGTCAAAGAAGAGTTCTCAAGATGTAGAGGAAGGCTCAAGTGGTGAAGACAGTGATGCTGAAACCCCAAAGACCAAGAAAAAACCTGCAAAACGTGGAAGAAAGAAAGCCACCATTGATGCATCAGAAGGGGAAACAAAAGAAGGCCAAAGTGACACTGAAGATGCATCCCCTGAAGAGCCTAAGAAAGTTAAAAAGAGAGGTCGGAAGAAAG CTGCTACTACTGCATCCTCTCCGGAGGAGGCTGACAAGCCAAAAGAACCAAAAAAGAGGGGCAGAAGAAAAGTTAAGATGGTTGAACAATTAAGTGATGATGAAGGAGAAGATCAGAGCAAAGATTTGATGCCGTCTAATGAAATAGAAGTTCACAGTtcagccaatgatcttgaaagtaaAGTAGAGGCATTGTTATCACAAGATATTGAAGAGGTTGACAAATTAGTGCCTCTTGTCTGCTGCTTTGGACCAGCTAAGTACTCATTTGTTCCTTCTGGAAGACCTGCTAAAAGGTTGGTGGATCGTGAGATTCATAGTAAGATGAAGGATATGTTCTGGTCTCCTGATGAATTTGTGAGGGCACCTGGAGGGTCGTCATCCAATGTTGCCCTTGCTCTAGCAGCTCTTGGAGGCCGGGTAGTGTTCATGGGAAAATTAGGTGATGATGAGTATGGTCAGAGTATGCTGTATCACTTAAATGTCAACGGAGTTCAAACTCGAGCAGTTAGTTTGGATCCTTCAGCGCCAACTGCCATGTCCTTAATGAAGGTGACCAGCAGAGGTAGCTTGAACACAAGCTGCGTTAAACCATGTGCAGAGGATTGTTTTCTGCAATCTGATATCAACCCAGATGTTCTAAAAGAG GCTAAGATGTTTTACTATAATTCGTCAGCTTTGCTAGAGCCGACTACACGGACATCATTGTTAAAAGCAATCGAGGTCTCCAAGAAATTTGGCGGGATAACATTCTTTGATCTTAATCTTCCAATGCCACTAtggtcatctagtaaggaaaccaaATCACTCATCAAGGAGGCGTGGGAAGCTGCTGATATCATCGAAGTCACGAAGCAGGAACTTGAGTTCCTCTGTGGTATTAAACCATCTGCGAATTCTGACACAAAAGATGAGAAATCTGAATTCGCACACTACAGCCCAGAAGTTGTTATGAAGATATGGCATGACAATCTGAAGGTCCTCTTTGTGACCAACGGGACCTCGAAGATACACTACTACACAGAAAAACACAATGGCTCGGTTCGTGGGACGGAAGATGCGCCGATTACTCCTTTCACCAGTGAAATGTCACAGTCAGGAGACACCATTGCTGCAG CCCTGATGAATATGCTGTCGATCAACCCTCACCTGGTGACGGACAAGGTCTACTTGCACAAGACAGCGAAGCACGCCATCAAATGCGGCGTCATCGATCAGTGGCTGGCCGCACGGGAGCGGGGATTCCTTCCCAGAGGGATAGCAGAACCAAGCAGCGAGCATGACGAAGCGAGGTTGATCACGGAGAGGGAATACCGTACCATCCCCGACGCCATGCAACCTGCAAACCCATCGGACAGGGAGCTCACGCACGTGGAGTGA